From a region of the Eulemur rufifrons isolate Redbay chromosome 7, OSU_ERuf_1, whole genome shotgun sequence genome:
- the DOLPP1 gene encoding dolichyldiphosphatase 1 isoform X1 — translation MAADGQCSLPASWRPVTLTHVEYPAGDLSGHLLAYLSLSPIFVIVGFVTLIIFKRELHTISFLGGLALNEGVNWLIKHVIQEPRPCGGPHTAVGTKYGMPSSHSQFMWFFSVYSFLFLYLRMHQTNNARFLDLLWRHVLSLGLLTAAFLVSYSRVYLLYHTWSQVLYGGIAGSLMAVAWFVFTQEVLTPLFPRIAAWPISEFFLIRDTSLIPNVLWFEYTVTRAEARNRQRKLGTKLQ, via the exons ATGGCAGCGGACGGACAGTGCTCGCTCCCCGCTTCATGGCGGCCGGTGACCCTCACCCACGTCGAGTATCCTGCAG GTGATCTCTCTGGCCACCTCCTTGCCTACCTGAGCCTTAGCCCTATATTTGTCATCGTTGGTTTTGTGACCCTCATCATATTTAAGCGGGAGCTGCACACG ATCTCGTTCCTGGGGGGCCTGGCACTGAACGAGGGGGTCAACTGGCTGATCAAACACGTCATCCAGGAGCCGCGGCCCTGTGGAG GTCCCCACACAGCAGTGGGCACCAAGTACGGGATGCCCTCCAGCCATTCCCAGTTTATGTGGTTCTTCTCCGtctattccttccttttcctgtaTTTAAG AATGCACCAAACCAACAACGCCAGGTTCTTGGACTTGCTGTGGAGGCACGTGCTCTCCCTGGGGCTCCTCACCGCGGCCTTTCTAGTCTCCTACAGCAG GGTCTACCTGCTGTACCACACTTGGAGCCAGGTGCTCTATGGAGGCATTGCTGGAAGCCTCATGGCTGTCGCCTGGTTTGTCTTCACCCAGGAGGTCCTCACTCCGCTGTTCCCCAGGATAGCAGCCTG GCCTATCTCCGAGTTCTTCCTAATCCGAGACACAAGCCTCATTCCCAACGTACTCTGGTTTGAGTACACGGTAACCCGGGCAGAAGCCAG GAACAGACAACGTAAGCTGGGGACGAAACTGCAGTGA
- the MIGA2 gene encoding mitoguardin 2 isoform X1: MEGEGVPTVGNVRGYLAPWRDYLVCVSLSFWVVDGARDPASNQLKTFFLEALGPGDLAWGAGPAMAFRRTEGMSMIQALAMTVAEIPVFLYTTFGQSAFSQLRLTPGLRKVLFATALGTVALALAAHQLKRRRRRKKQVGPERGGEQLGTVPLPILMARKVPSVKKGYASRRVQSPSSKSNDTLSGISSIEPSKHSGSSHSVASMVAANSSSPTAACSGPWDARGMEESLTTSEGNAESLYMQGMELFEEALQKWEQALSVGQRGDSTPTPGDSLRNPETASEPFSEPESQRREFAEKLESLLHRAYHLQEEFGSTFPPDGALLDLERTLMLPLTEGSLQLRADDEDSLTSEDSFFSATELFESLQVGDYPTPLSRPAAAYEEALQLVKEGKVPCRTLRTELLGCYSDQDFLAKLHCVRQAFEGLLEDKSNQLFFGKVGRQMVTGLMTKAEKSPKGFLESYEEMLSYALRPETWATTRLELEGRGVVCMSFFDIVLDFILMDAFEDLENPPSSVLAVLRNRWLSDSFKETALATACWSVLKAKRRLLMVPDGFISHFYSVSEHVSPVLAFGFLGPKPQLAEVCAFFKHQIVQYLRDMFDLDNVRYTSVLALADDILQLSRRRSEILLGYLGAPVASSIGLNGELPRENGPLGELQ; this comes from the exons ATGGAAGGAGAAGGTGTGCCGACTGTGGGCAATGTCAGAGGGTACTTGG CTCCGTGGAGGGACTATCTGGTATGTGTGTCCCTGTCCTTCTGGGTTGTGGACGGTGCCCGAGACCCAGCCAGCAACCAGTTGAAGACATTCTTCTTGGAAGCTCTTGGCCCCGGGGATCTTGCCTGGGGTGCTGGCCCTGCCATGGCGTTCAGGAGGACCGAGGGCATGTCCATGATCCAGGCCTTGGCCATGACAGTGGCTGAGATCCCTGTGTTCCTATATACAACGTTTGGGCAG TCTGCATTCTCGCAGCTGCGGTTGACACCAGGCCTGCGCAAGGTCCTCTTTGCCACAGCTCTGGGGACCGTGGCATTGGCCCTGGCTGCCCACCAGCTGAAGAGGCGTCGGCGGAGGAAGAAGCAGGTTGGCCCCGAGAGGGGAGGTGAGCAGCTGGGCACAGTACCCCTCCCTATCCTCATGGCCAGGAAGGTCCCTTCGGTGAAGAAAG GCTACGCCAGCCGGAGGGTGCAGAGCCCCAGCAGCAAGAGCAATGACACACTCAGCGGCATTTCCTCCATCGAGCCCAGCAAGCACTCAGGCTCCTCCCACAGCGTGGCCTCG ATGGTGGCTGCGAACTCATCCAGCCCCACGGCTGCATGCTCAGGACCGTGGGATGCCAGAGGGATGGAGGAGTCTCTGACCACCAGCGAGGGCAACGCTGAGAGCCTCTACATGCAAG GCATGGAGCTGTTCGAGGAGGCTCTGCAGAAGTGGGAACAGGCGCTGAGCGTGGGCCAGAGAGGGGACAGCACACCTACCCCGGGGGACAGCCTCAGGAACCCGGAGACTGCTTCAGAGCCATTCTCTGAG CCGGAGTCGCAGCGAAGGGAGTTTGCGGAGAAGCTGGAGTCCCTGCTGCACCGGGCCTACCACCTGCAGGAGGAGTTCGGCTCCACCTTCCCCCCTGACGGTGCGCTGCTGGACCTTG AGAGGACCCTCATGCTGCCCTTGACCGAGGGCTCGCTGCAGCTACGGGCGGATGATGAAGACAGCCTGACCTCGGAGGATTCCTTCTTCTCTGCCACTGAG ctctttgagtcccTGCAGGTGGGAGATTACCCAACCCCACTCTCCAGACCCGCTGCCGCCTATGAGGAGGCCCTGCAGCTGGTGAAGGAGGGGAAAGTGCCCTGCCGGACCCTCAG GACGGAGCTGCTGGGCTGCTACAGTGACCAGGACTTTCTGGCCAAGCTGCACTGTGTGCGGCAGGCCTTTGAG GGGCTTCTGGAAGACAAGAGTAACCAGCTTTTCTTCGGGAAGGTTGGCCGGCAGATGGTGACAGGCCTGATGACCAAGGCTGAGAAG AGCCCCAAGGGCTTCCTGGAGAGCTATGAGGAGATGCTGAGCTACGCCCTGCGGCCCGAGACCTGGGCTACCACGCGGCTGGAGCTGGAGGGCCGAGGG GTCGTGTGCATGAGCTTCTTTGACATCGTGCTTGACTTCATCCTCATGGATGCCTTCGAGGACCTGGAGAATCCCCCGTCCTCGGTGCTTGCTGTTCTGAGGAACCGCTGGCTGTCGGATAGCTTCAAGGAGACG GCCCTGGCCACTGCTTGCTGGTCGGTCCTGAAAGCCAAGAGGAGGCTGCTGATG GTGCCCGATGGCTTCATCTCCCATTTCTACTCCGTATCGGAGCATGTGAGCCCTGTCCTAGCCTTTGGCTTCCTTGGACCCAAGCCCCAGCTCGCTGAAGTCTGTGCTTTCTTCAAG CACCAGATTGTGCAGTACCTGAGGGACATGTTCGACCTGGACAACGTGCGCTACACGTCGGTGCTGGCACTGGCAGACGACATCCTGCAGCTGTCCCGGCGCCGCAGTGAGATCCTGCTGGGCTACTTGGGGGCCCCGGTGGCCAGCAGTATTGGCCTGAATGGGGAGCTGCCCCGAGAGAACGGGCCCCTGGGGGAGCTGCAGTAG
- the DOLPP1 gene encoding dolichyldiphosphatase 1 isoform X2, with protein MAADGQCSLPASWRPVTLTHVEYPAGDLSGHLLAYLSLSPIFVIVGFVTLIIFKRELHTISFLGGLALNEGVNWLIKHVIQEPRPCGGPHTAVGTKYGMPSSHSQFMWFFSVYSFLFLYLRMHQTNNARFLDLLWRHVLSLGLLTAAFLVSYSRPISEFFLIRDTSLIPNVLWFEYTVTRAEARNRQRKLGTKLQ; from the exons ATGGCAGCGGACGGACAGTGCTCGCTCCCCGCTTCATGGCGGCCGGTGACCCTCACCCACGTCGAGTATCCTGCAG GTGATCTCTCTGGCCACCTCCTTGCCTACCTGAGCCTTAGCCCTATATTTGTCATCGTTGGTTTTGTGACCCTCATCATATTTAAGCGGGAGCTGCACACG ATCTCGTTCCTGGGGGGCCTGGCACTGAACGAGGGGGTCAACTGGCTGATCAAACACGTCATCCAGGAGCCGCGGCCCTGTGGAG GTCCCCACACAGCAGTGGGCACCAAGTACGGGATGCCCTCCAGCCATTCCCAGTTTATGTGGTTCTTCTCCGtctattccttccttttcctgtaTTTAAG AATGCACCAAACCAACAACGCCAGGTTCTTGGACTTGCTGTGGAGGCACGTGCTCTCCCTGGGGCTCCTCACCGCGGCCTTTCTAGTCTCCTACAGCAG GCCTATCTCCGAGTTCTTCCTAATCCGAGACACAAGCCTCATTCCCAACGTACTCTGGTTTGAGTACACGGTAACCCGGGCAGAAGCCAG GAACAGACAACGTAAGCTGGGGACGAAACTGCAGTGA
- the MIGA2 gene encoding mitoguardin 2 isoform X2, with the protein MAFRRTEGMSMIQALAMTVAEIPVFLYTTFGQSAFSQLRLTPGLRKVLFATALGTVALALAAHQLKRRRRRKKQVGPERGGEQLGTVPLPILMARKVPSVKKGYASRRVQSPSSKSNDTLSGISSIEPSKHSGSSHSVASMVAANSSSPTAACSGPWDARGMEESLTTSEGNAESLYMQGMELFEEALQKWEQALSVGQRGDSTPTPGDSLRNPETASEPFSEPESQRREFAEKLESLLHRAYHLQEEFGSTFPPDGALLDLERTLMLPLTEGSLQLRADDEDSLTSEDSFFSATELFESLQVGDYPTPLSRPAAAYEEALQLVKEGKVPCRTLRTELLGCYSDQDFLAKLHCVRQAFEGLLEDKSNQLFFGKVGRQMVTGLMTKAEKSPKGFLESYEEMLSYALRPETWATTRLELEGRGVVCMSFFDIVLDFILMDAFEDLENPPSSVLAVLRNRWLSDSFKETALATACWSVLKAKRRLLMVPDGFISHFYSVSEHVSPVLAFGFLGPKPQLAEVCAFFKHQIVQYLRDMFDLDNVRYTSVLALADDILQLSRRRSEILLGYLGAPVASSIGLNGELPRENGPLGELQ; encoded by the exons ATGGCGTTCAGGAGGACCGAGGGCATGTCCATGATCCAGGCCTTGGCCATGACAGTGGCTGAGATCCCTGTGTTCCTATATACAACGTTTGGGCAG TCTGCATTCTCGCAGCTGCGGTTGACACCAGGCCTGCGCAAGGTCCTCTTTGCCACAGCTCTGGGGACCGTGGCATTGGCCCTGGCTGCCCACCAGCTGAAGAGGCGTCGGCGGAGGAAGAAGCAGGTTGGCCCCGAGAGGGGAGGTGAGCAGCTGGGCACAGTACCCCTCCCTATCCTCATGGCCAGGAAGGTCCCTTCGGTGAAGAAAG GCTACGCCAGCCGGAGGGTGCAGAGCCCCAGCAGCAAGAGCAATGACACACTCAGCGGCATTTCCTCCATCGAGCCCAGCAAGCACTCAGGCTCCTCCCACAGCGTGGCCTCG ATGGTGGCTGCGAACTCATCCAGCCCCACGGCTGCATGCTCAGGACCGTGGGATGCCAGAGGGATGGAGGAGTCTCTGACCACCAGCGAGGGCAACGCTGAGAGCCTCTACATGCAAG GCATGGAGCTGTTCGAGGAGGCTCTGCAGAAGTGGGAACAGGCGCTGAGCGTGGGCCAGAGAGGGGACAGCACACCTACCCCGGGGGACAGCCTCAGGAACCCGGAGACTGCTTCAGAGCCATTCTCTGAG CCGGAGTCGCAGCGAAGGGAGTTTGCGGAGAAGCTGGAGTCCCTGCTGCACCGGGCCTACCACCTGCAGGAGGAGTTCGGCTCCACCTTCCCCCCTGACGGTGCGCTGCTGGACCTTG AGAGGACCCTCATGCTGCCCTTGACCGAGGGCTCGCTGCAGCTACGGGCGGATGATGAAGACAGCCTGACCTCGGAGGATTCCTTCTTCTCTGCCACTGAG ctctttgagtcccTGCAGGTGGGAGATTACCCAACCCCACTCTCCAGACCCGCTGCCGCCTATGAGGAGGCCCTGCAGCTGGTGAAGGAGGGGAAAGTGCCCTGCCGGACCCTCAG GACGGAGCTGCTGGGCTGCTACAGTGACCAGGACTTTCTGGCCAAGCTGCACTGTGTGCGGCAGGCCTTTGAG GGGCTTCTGGAAGACAAGAGTAACCAGCTTTTCTTCGGGAAGGTTGGCCGGCAGATGGTGACAGGCCTGATGACCAAGGCTGAGAAG AGCCCCAAGGGCTTCCTGGAGAGCTATGAGGAGATGCTGAGCTACGCCCTGCGGCCCGAGACCTGGGCTACCACGCGGCTGGAGCTGGAGGGCCGAGGG GTCGTGTGCATGAGCTTCTTTGACATCGTGCTTGACTTCATCCTCATGGATGCCTTCGAGGACCTGGAGAATCCCCCGTCCTCGGTGCTTGCTGTTCTGAGGAACCGCTGGCTGTCGGATAGCTTCAAGGAGACG GCCCTGGCCACTGCTTGCTGGTCGGTCCTGAAAGCCAAGAGGAGGCTGCTGATG GTGCCCGATGGCTTCATCTCCCATTTCTACTCCGTATCGGAGCATGTGAGCCCTGTCCTAGCCTTTGGCTTCCTTGGACCCAAGCCCCAGCTCGCTGAAGTCTGTGCTTTCTTCAAG CACCAGATTGTGCAGTACCTGAGGGACATGTTCGACCTGGACAACGTGCGCTACACGTCGGTGCTGGCACTGGCAGACGACATCCTGCAGCTGTCCCGGCGCCGCAGTGAGATCCTGCTGGGCTACTTGGGGGCCCCGGTGGCCAGCAGTATTGGCCTGAATGGGGAGCTGCCCCGAGAGAACGGGCCCCTGGGGGAGCTGCAGTAG
- the MIGA2 gene encoding mitoguardin 2 isoform X3 — translation MAFRRTEGMSMIQALAMTVAEIPVFLYTTFGQSAFSQLRLTPGLRKVLFATALGTVALALAAHQLKRRRRRKKQVGPERGGYASRRVQSPSSKSNDTLSGISSIEPSKHSGSSHSVASMVAANSSSPTAACSGPWDARGMEESLTTSEGNAESLYMQGMELFEEALQKWEQALSVGQRGDSTPTPGDSLRNPETASEPFSEPESQRREFAEKLESLLHRAYHLQEEFGSTFPPDGALLDLERTLMLPLTEGSLQLRADDEDSLTSEDSFFSATELFESLQVGDYPTPLSRPAAAYEEALQLVKEGKVPCRTLRTELLGCYSDQDFLAKLHCVRQAFEGLLEDKSNQLFFGKVGRQMVTGLMTKAEKSPKGFLESYEEMLSYALRPETWATTRLELEGRGVVCMSFFDIVLDFILMDAFEDLENPPSSVLAVLRNRWLSDSFKETALATACWSVLKAKRRLLMVPDGFISHFYSVSEHVSPVLAFGFLGPKPQLAEVCAFFKHQIVQYLRDMFDLDNVRYTSVLALADDILQLSRRRSEILLGYLGAPVASSIGLNGELPRENGPLGELQ, via the exons ATGGCGTTCAGGAGGACCGAGGGCATGTCCATGATCCAGGCCTTGGCCATGACAGTGGCTGAGATCCCTGTGTTCCTATATACAACGTTTGGGCAG TCTGCATTCTCGCAGCTGCGGTTGACACCAGGCCTGCGCAAGGTCCTCTTTGCCACAGCTCTGGGGACCGTGGCATTGGCCCTGGCTGCCCACCAGCTGAAGAGGCGTCGGCGGAGGAAGAAGCAGGTTGGCCCCGAGAGGGGAG GCTACGCCAGCCGGAGGGTGCAGAGCCCCAGCAGCAAGAGCAATGACACACTCAGCGGCATTTCCTCCATCGAGCCCAGCAAGCACTCAGGCTCCTCCCACAGCGTGGCCTCG ATGGTGGCTGCGAACTCATCCAGCCCCACGGCTGCATGCTCAGGACCGTGGGATGCCAGAGGGATGGAGGAGTCTCTGACCACCAGCGAGGGCAACGCTGAGAGCCTCTACATGCAAG GCATGGAGCTGTTCGAGGAGGCTCTGCAGAAGTGGGAACAGGCGCTGAGCGTGGGCCAGAGAGGGGACAGCACACCTACCCCGGGGGACAGCCTCAGGAACCCGGAGACTGCTTCAGAGCCATTCTCTGAG CCGGAGTCGCAGCGAAGGGAGTTTGCGGAGAAGCTGGAGTCCCTGCTGCACCGGGCCTACCACCTGCAGGAGGAGTTCGGCTCCACCTTCCCCCCTGACGGTGCGCTGCTGGACCTTG AGAGGACCCTCATGCTGCCCTTGACCGAGGGCTCGCTGCAGCTACGGGCGGATGATGAAGACAGCCTGACCTCGGAGGATTCCTTCTTCTCTGCCACTGAG ctctttgagtcccTGCAGGTGGGAGATTACCCAACCCCACTCTCCAGACCCGCTGCCGCCTATGAGGAGGCCCTGCAGCTGGTGAAGGAGGGGAAAGTGCCCTGCCGGACCCTCAG GACGGAGCTGCTGGGCTGCTACAGTGACCAGGACTTTCTGGCCAAGCTGCACTGTGTGCGGCAGGCCTTTGAG GGGCTTCTGGAAGACAAGAGTAACCAGCTTTTCTTCGGGAAGGTTGGCCGGCAGATGGTGACAGGCCTGATGACCAAGGCTGAGAAG AGCCCCAAGGGCTTCCTGGAGAGCTATGAGGAGATGCTGAGCTACGCCCTGCGGCCCGAGACCTGGGCTACCACGCGGCTGGAGCTGGAGGGCCGAGGG GTCGTGTGCATGAGCTTCTTTGACATCGTGCTTGACTTCATCCTCATGGATGCCTTCGAGGACCTGGAGAATCCCCCGTCCTCGGTGCTTGCTGTTCTGAGGAACCGCTGGCTGTCGGATAGCTTCAAGGAGACG GCCCTGGCCACTGCTTGCTGGTCGGTCCTGAAAGCCAAGAGGAGGCTGCTGATG GTGCCCGATGGCTTCATCTCCCATTTCTACTCCGTATCGGAGCATGTGAGCCCTGTCCTAGCCTTTGGCTTCCTTGGACCCAAGCCCCAGCTCGCTGAAGTCTGTGCTTTCTTCAAG CACCAGATTGTGCAGTACCTGAGGGACATGTTCGACCTGGACAACGTGCGCTACACGTCGGTGCTGGCACTGGCAGACGACATCCTGCAGCTGTCCCGGCGCCGCAGTGAGATCCTGCTGGGCTACTTGGGGGCCCCGGTGGCCAGCAGTATTGGCCTGAATGGGGAGCTGCCCCGAGAGAACGGGCCCCTGGGGGAGCTGCAGTAG